CGTGCTCCACGCCCAGGCCGCCCAGGATGGCGCCCAGGAAGGCCGTGAGCAGGTTCACGCGGCCGTACGCCACGGCCACCAGCCCGTAGGTCCAGGCGAGGCCCGCGCCCACCGGCGCCAGCACCATCCCCACCGCGAGCGCGCTGCGGAAGTGCAGGAACAGGTAGAGCAGCACCAGCACCGTGGCCACCGTGGAGGACACCGCCACGTCGCGGGTGATCTGCGCCTGTTGATCCATCTTCTTCTGGAACGAACCGGTGATGGCCGTGTGGAAGCCGGGCCCGTACTTCGACAGGTCCTGCTGCCGCAGGACGCCCTGCACCTCCTCGACGATCTTCGTGGAGAAGGTGAGGTCCGCGGACGACACCTCCGGCTTGGCCAGCACCACCACGCGGCGCGCGGCGGGATCCAGGTAGTAGTCGCTGGGGTGGCTGGACAGGCGCGTCACCGCGTCGCCGCCGTACTTCTTCTCCAGGTCGGAGAAGTCCAGCGACGGGGGCGGGGCGTCATCCAGCGGCACGAAGAGCGGGTTGGCGCGCGCCTTCTCCCAGGTGAGGCGCGCGTCGATGCGGCGCTCCACCTCCTTCAGGTCCTCGGGCGACAGGAAGTAGAGCGCGTGGTCGCGGAAGAAGCTGCTGGGGCGGGTGATCTCCACGTAGCGGATGCCCGGCAGCGCCTCCAGCTTCGGCGCCAGGTCCTCCGCGAATCGCTGGAGCTGCGCCGGGTCCCCGTCCTCGCCCACCACCACCACCCACCCCTGGGCGCCGAAGCGCTCCTCCAGCGTGTGGATGGCCTGCACGCTTTCGAACGACCGGGGCAGCAGGTCCACCAGGTTCGCGTTGAGGGTCAGGTGTCGCGCGGACAGAAGCCCCACGACGGACAGCACGAGCGCGCAGACGAGCGCCGTGAAGGGCCGGCGGTGGTTGTGCGCGGCCAGCGCACCCATCGTGCGCTCCATCCGGAGCATCCACGTGCGCTCCGCTGCTGACGACGGGTTCGAGGCCATCGACCATGCCTCCCAGCGGCGCCTGCCTCCTGGCAGGGCCCATGTCGAAGCAGAAGCTGGCCATGCCGCGATCCTCCGACACGGCGGCCCGAGGGGTCGCTCCGCCCGTCCGCCAAGGCCGGAAGGGTGGGGCAAAATGCCTCAATCCCCAGAGGAGAAGCGGATCCCCTGGCGGGCTTCGCGCCCGGGCGGCATACATGGCGGCGTTTGTTGATGCGCCCCTTGTTCCCCATGCCGGGCATGCGGCCGGTGGAGGCCCCGGGCCGATGCCTGGACGCACGGTGGCCCGAGGCATATACGCGTGAGCGGCCCGGTTCGTTCGGGCTCAAGGTTGTCCCCGGCCGTCAGGCGCGGGCTTTCAGCAGGAAATCACATCCATGAGTGAGACGCGGTGGTCCGGACGGTTCGAGGCGGCGATGGGCTCCCTGGCGGCCCGCAGCCACCAGAGGCCCTGGGTGGCGTTGTTCGTGACGCTGGTCCTCACGGGCCTGGGCACCTTCTTCGCACGCGACCTGCGCCTCAACGCGGACCTGGCGAACCTGCTGCCCAAGTCGTTCCAGTCCGTCCAGGACCTGGAGAAGCTGCGCACGCGCTTCGGCGGCCAGGGCAACGTGGTGGTGGCCGGCATCGGCGCGGAGCCGGAGCAGCTCCAGCAGTTCGTGGATGACATGGCGCCGAAGCTGGCGACGCTGTCGGAGATCCGCTTCGTCAACGCGCAGCGGCCCAGCCAGTTCTTCGACGAGCGCGGCCTCTACTACGTGGACCTGCCGGACCTGAAGACCATCGAGCAGCGCATCGACGCACGCTTCGCGTGGGAGAAGGAGCAGGCCAACCCGCTCTTCGTGCGCCTGGAGGAAGAGGCGCCCCCGTCGCTGGACTTCAGCGACATCCAGAAGAAGTACACCGGCGGCGCGAACATGCGGCTCGCGGGGCAGGGGAGCACGTACTACCTGGATCCGCAGGAGCGCATGGTGGTGATGCTCCTCAAGGCCAGGGGCTCCTCCGCGGACCTGGGCTACTCCAAGACGGTCATCTCCCAGGTGGAGGACTACCTGGCGAAGCAGGACCTGTCGAAGTACGGCCCCGGCTTCCACACGGCCGTCACCGGCACGTTCAAGAAGAAGATCGACCAGCAGGCGGTCATCACCGGCGACCTGGCGCGCGCGTCCACGCTGGCGCTGGTGCTGCTGCTGGCCTACCTCATCTTCCACTTCCGCAGCGGCCTGTCCGTGGGCCTCACCATGGTGCCGGTGGTCGCGGGCCTCGCGTGGACCTACGGCTTCGTGGGCATCGCGTACGGGCAGGTGAACCTCCTGACGGGCTTCCTCGCGGCGGTGCTGGGCGGCCTGGGCGTGGAGCACGGCATCCACCTGTTGGGGCGGTGGGGCACGCTGCGCTCGGAGGGCATGACGTCCGAGGAGGCGGTGCGGGAGACGTTCCGGCACACGGGCTTCTCCGCGCTCATCTCCGCGCTGGTGGCGGCGCTCACGTTCCTCAGCCTGTCGTGGTCGGAGTTCAGGGCGTTCCACGAGTTCGGCGTCATCGCCGCGGTGGGCATGATGGTGAGCGTGGCGTCGTACCTGCTCATCCTGCCGGCGCTGCTGGGGCTGGTGTCGCGCTGGGGCTGGGTGCCGCGCGAGCACTCGTCGCAGTCCGGGCCCATGGCGATGCTCGCGCGCTTCCTGCCGCGCCACTACCGCGCGGTGGCCATCGTCATCGGCGTGGTGCTGGTGGGGCTCATCAGCCAGGCGTACCGGGTGAGCTTCAACTACGACTCCACGAAGCTGGATGACGTGTCGCTGCCGAGCGTGCGGCTGGACCGGCGCATCGACCACATCCTGGGCTATTCGGCGACGCCGGTGGTGGTGCTGACGGACTCGGAGTCGATGGAGCGCGAGGTGGTCAAGCAGCTCCAGGCGCGCAAGGAGAAGTTCGGCAAGGACTCCACCATCGACTTCGTGGGCGCGCTGGAGGACCTGGTGCCCCCGCAGCAGGCGGAGAAGCACGCGCTGCTCCAGTCCATCCACAAGAAGCTCCAGCGCATCGACCCGGAGCGCGTGGACAAGGCCCAGCGCGACGACCTGGTGCGCGCGGTGAAGATGACGGCCGCGCAGCCCTTCACGCGCGAGGACCTGCCGGTGGGCCTGCGACGCCAGTTCGAGCCCGCGGCCGGCCAGAAGGGCGGCGTGGTGCTCGTCTACGCGAACGTGAGCCTGTCGGACGGCGCGGGCACGCGGCGCTTCACCAAGGAGGTCCGCAACCTCCAGATGCCAGACGGCAGCCAGGTGTCCGCGGCGGGCGAGGCGCTCATCCTGGCGGACATCCTGGACATGGTGGCCTCCGAGGGCCCGCGCATCCTGGTGGCCGCGGTGGTCAGCGTCTTCCTGGCCATGTGGCTGACGCTGGGCTCCCTGCGCAACGCGGTCATCTGCATGCTGCCCACGCTGCTCTCCATCGCGGCGCTGGTGGGCCTGATGTCCCTCATGGGCCTGCAGTTCAACTACCTGAACATCGTCGTCATCCCGGTGCTCATCGGAACGACGGTGGACGCGGGCGTGCACCTGATTGAGCGCCTGGGCGAGCCGGGCGCGGACTTCGTCACCGTCTACGCGGAGACGGGCCGGGCCATCACGGGCGGCCTGCTCACGAGCGCCATCGGCTTCCTGGCGCTCGTGTTCGCCAAGCACCCGGGCCTCAACTCCATTGGCGACCTGGCCAACCTGGGCTTCGCGGTGAACATGGTCATCGTGCTGGTGGGCTTCCCCGCGCTGCTCCTGCTGGTGGACCGCTGGCGCAACAAGCACAGCAGCGCCACGTCCACCCCGGCGCCCGGCGGCGACGAGAGCCAGCGCCCCGCGGAGAGCTGATCCGCGCGAAGCAGGCCCGTGCAGGCAGGAAGGCCCCGGCATCGTACGCCGGGGCCTTTTTTCATGGCGTCCGGAGGGGCCGGGGCCGGTCCGCAAGCCGACACCGCGGAGGGACGGACGGGCATGGGCACCCGGCTGTCTCCGGCCCAATCTTCACCCGGTATGGGGCGCCCATACTTCAGGCATCAATCCGGCCGGATGTTCGAGAACGCCTTCATGGAGGCAGCCTCGAAGCTGCACCCGGCGGTTCCGGTCCTCCTCTACATCCCGCTCACGGTGGGCCTGCTCGCGTGGGGCCTCTGGGGGGGACGGACGACCGTGGGGATGAGCGTCCTGTTCATCCCGTTGGGCCTGCTGACGTGGATCGTCATGGAGTACGGCATCCACCGGTTCTTCTTCCATTGGGAGGGCAAGGGCCCGCTCACCCAGCGGGTGCATGAGATTGCCCACGGCTACCACCACAAGTACCCGGACGACGCCCAGCGGCTGGTGATGCCGCTCATCGTCACCGTCCCGCTGTCGTCCCTCATCGGGGTGTCGCTGTGGATGGTGGGGCGTCCGGCGCAGATGCTCCCGTACTTCGTGGGCATCGTCTGGGGCTACGTGACCTACGACACGCTCCACTGGGCCACGCACCACCGCACGCCGCGCACGGCCTGGGGCAAGGCGCTGCGAGCGCACCACATGGCGCACCACTTCGCGACGCCGGACCGCAACTTCGGCATCAGCAACCGGTGGATGGACTCGCTGATGGGGAGCGGCGGACGGCGGCCCGCGAACGAAGCGTCGCGCGGCGAAGCGCCTCCCAAGGACGGCGCCGGCGTGAGGCCCTGAGGCGGGGAGCCTAGGCGGCCTTCTCCGGCACGCCCGTCCACGCGGCCACGAAGTCCGCGAGCCCCCGCAGCTGCCGGTCGTTGAGGGTCGCCTGCCAGCGCGCGTGGCGCACCGCCCGGTACGCCTCCGGCGCGTCCCAGCCGCGTGCCACCATCACCGCCAGCCCCATCAGCGGCCCGCGTCCCACGCCGTGCTCGCAGTGCGCGTACAGCACGCCGCCCGCGTCCAGCCGGGGCAGCGCCCAGCGCACGCCTTGCGACAGCTGCTCCACGGACGGGGGATAGCGGTCCGTCACCGGCAGGTGGAGCAGCTCGATGCCCAGCGCCGCCAGCGCCTCGCGGTCGTCCCAGCGCTCCGCGCGCAGGTCGATGACGCAGGTGATGCCCCGGGCCTTCAACTCGCCGTAGCGCGCGCGGGACACGCTGCCGCCCACGTGCAGCCACGGGTTCACCTGGGACACGTTGAGGGCGCGCTTGCCGGGCAGCTTGGTGGTCCACTCCACCCCGCGCGCCACCACCCGCAGCACCTGCTTGCGCACGAACCCCCGGACCCCGGGGACGTGATGCACCGACCGCAGCAACGACTCGCTCACGCTGAAAACCCCTGCTCCGCTACTCGCCTTCCAACGTCACTTCCATCAGGCCGTCCACCGGCGCCTTGCCCGGACGCTCCATCACGCCCCGCAGCAGGTACGTCACCGGCGAGCCCACCACCGGCCGCACCAGCCCGCTCAGCACGCCCAGCGACTCCACCGGCGCGCTGCGCTGCAGAAGGGAGGTGCCGCGCAACGTCATCGCCGGCTTGCCGTCGCGGTCGGTGAGCTCCGCCCGCCACGTGCTCTTCTCCTTCGCTCCCGTCTGCGTGAGCGTGAAGGACTCCAGGAGCTTCGCGGCCCCCTTGTCCTCCCAGACGTACACGGGCGCGTAGTCGCCCTCCTGGCCCTCGCGCCCCAGCACCACCGCGTGCTGCGGCCCCTTGAGCGCACGGAAGCGCACCCAGCGCTTCGCGAGCTTCGCCGGCGCCACCGTGCTGCGCGAGTGGTCCGCGTACCCTCCGCCCGTCAGCACCACCGCCGCCGTCTTGGGCGCCTGGAGCGTCACCTTCACGGGGCTGCCGCCCAGCAGCACCTCGTGGCGGTAGCGGTCCTTGCCGTTCTCCACCACGGAGCCCTCCGGCGACCACGGCTCGGGCTTCTTCGCGTACTCCAGCGTCACCCGGCCGTTGTCCAACGCCGCGTCCACCGTCAGGCCCGTGTCCGTCGCCCGGGCGGAGCACGTGCCCAGCTTCAGCGTGTCGCTGTCCGGGTCGTAGCTCCACTCCTTCGCGCCCAGGCGCGTCTGCGGCGCCCAGGCCGCCTTGCCCGGCCGCAGCACCGTGGCGCGGCAGATGCCCGTGCGCGACCCCGGCCCGATGTTCGTCACCGACAGGTTCACCGTCACGTAGGTGCCGTCGTCCGCGTCCGCGACGAAGGAGAAGCTCTCCCCGTACCGATCGCTGGAGTCCAACGACACCTTCAACACGCCACCCGCCGCCGCCACCCCTGGGAGCGAAAGCAGGGCCCCCACCAGCAGGGCCCTCAAGCCGCGGGCGAGCGCGTCACGCCGCATGGGGCCGCTGCTCCAGGAGCTCGTCCGAGGTGTCGTTGAAGACGTAGTCGCGCTGCAGGGGCAGGTTCCACGCGAAGTACACGACGCCGCGCACCACCCACCAGCCCAGCGCGTACGCCAGCTGCGGGTGCAGCGTGAGCAGCGCCACGCCGCCCGCGTTGAGCAGGGCGCTGGTCGCGCTCACCAGCGTGTAGCGCGCCAGCTGCGGCGCCACCGCCCCCTGGCTGCG
The sequence above is drawn from the Corallococcus sp. NCRR genome and encodes:
- a CDS encoding efflux RND transporter permease subunit, with the translated sequence MSETRWSGRFEAAMGSLAARSHQRPWVALFVTLVLTGLGTFFARDLRLNADLANLLPKSFQSVQDLEKLRTRFGGQGNVVVAGIGAEPEQLQQFVDDMAPKLATLSEIRFVNAQRPSQFFDERGLYYVDLPDLKTIEQRIDARFAWEKEQANPLFVRLEEEAPPSLDFSDIQKKYTGGANMRLAGQGSTYYLDPQERMVVMLLKARGSSADLGYSKTVISQVEDYLAKQDLSKYGPGFHTAVTGTFKKKIDQQAVITGDLARASTLALVLLLAYLIFHFRSGLSVGLTMVPVVAGLAWTYGFVGIAYGQVNLLTGFLAAVLGGLGVEHGIHLLGRWGTLRSEGMTSEEAVRETFRHTGFSALISALVAALTFLSLSWSEFRAFHEFGVIAAVGMMVSVASYLLILPALLGLVSRWGWVPREHSSQSGPMAMLARFLPRHYRAVAIVIGVVLVGLISQAYRVSFNYDSTKLDDVSLPSVRLDRRIDHILGYSATPVVVLTDSESMEREVVKQLQARKEKFGKDSTIDFVGALEDLVPPQQAEKHALLQSIHKKLQRIDPERVDKAQRDDLVRAVKMTAAQPFTREDLPVGLRRQFEPAAGQKGGVVLVYANVSLSDGAGTRRFTKEVRNLQMPDGSQVSAAGEALILADILDMVASEGPRILVAAVVSVFLAMWLTLGSLRNAVICMLPTLLSIAALVGLMSLMGLQFNYLNIVVIPVLIGTTVDAGVHLIERLGEPGADFVTVYAETGRAITGGLLTSAIGFLALVFAKHPGLNSIGDLANLGFAVNMVIVLVGFPALLLLVDRWRNKHSSATSTPAPGGDESQRPAES
- a CDS encoding sterol desaturase family protein — protein: MFENAFMEAASKLHPAVPVLLYIPLTVGLLAWGLWGGRTTVGMSVLFIPLGLLTWIVMEYGIHRFFFHWEGKGPLTQRVHEIAHGYHHKYPDDAQRLVMPLIVTVPLSSLIGVSLWMVGRPAQMLPYFVGIVWGYVTYDTLHWATHHRTPRTAWGKALRAHHMAHHFATPDRNFGISNRWMDSLMGSGGRRPANEASRGEAPPKDGAGVRP
- a CDS encoding protein-tyrosine phosphatase family protein; amino-acid sequence: MSESLLRSVHHVPGVRGFVRKQVLRVVARGVEWTTKLPGKRALNVSQVNPWLHVGGSVSRARYGELKARGITCVIDLRAERWDDREALAALGIELLHLPVTDRYPPSVEQLSQGVRWALPRLDAGGVLYAHCEHGVGRGPLMGLAVMVARGWDAPEAYRAVRHARWQATLNDRQLRGLADFVAAWTGVPEKAA